A section of the Mycobacterium sp. 3519A genome encodes:
- a CDS encoding septum formation family protein has translation MERMLEAPEREETLVGSQDSEVGQPSERVAWWQSLQATPTRRALLLTALGGLLIAGLITALPTNDPSGLTASTISLGPRGNDTFNHAKAGDCLNWPDRTPDAAQIVDCKDEHRFEVAESVDMRTFPGSEYGPEAAPPSPARIQQISQEQCSAAVTNYLGARFDPNSRFTVSMLWSGDKAWRQQGERRMLCGLQLPGPNNQQLAFKGKVADVDQSKVWPAGTCLGIDPGTNQPTDIPVDCAAPHAMEVTGAVNLAEKFPQGLPPEPDQDSFIKDACTKMTDAYLAPIQLRSTTLTLIYSTISLPSWAAGSHQVSCSIGATLGNGGWSTLLNSAKGPLMINGQPPVAPPDIPVERLNLPPIPAVEPPQDTSSPSQSQYSTSQSDDSQQTQHMPGQQSSSGSQSTTSTASSTAAPPPGNTFLNGPPPPPGAPLDGPPPPDAPPPPDAPPPPGAPPPQEAAPPPPPPGDPAALLPPPPAP, from the coding sequence ATGGAGCGGATGTTGGAGGCACCCGAGCGCGAGGAAACCCTCGTGGGCTCGCAAGACAGCGAGGTCGGACAGCCGTCGGAGCGGGTGGCGTGGTGGCAGAGTCTGCAGGCTACGCCGACGCGCCGTGCGCTGCTGCTGACCGCGCTCGGCGGTCTGCTCATCGCGGGCCTGATCACCGCGCTGCCGACCAATGACCCCAGCGGGCTGACCGCCAGCACCATCTCCCTCGGCCCGCGCGGAAACGACACGTTCAACCACGCGAAGGCGGGTGACTGCCTCAACTGGCCGGACCGCACTCCGGACGCGGCGCAGATCGTCGACTGCAAGGACGAGCACCGCTTCGAGGTCGCCGAGTCGGTGGACATGCGCACGTTCCCCGGTAGCGAGTACGGCCCGGAGGCGGCGCCGCCGTCGCCGGCCAGGATCCAGCAGATCAGCCAGGAGCAGTGCTCGGCGGCCGTCACGAACTACCTCGGCGCCCGCTTCGACCCGAACAGCCGGTTCACCGTCAGCATGCTGTGGTCGGGCGACAAGGCGTGGCGTCAGCAGGGTGAGCGCCGCATGTTGTGCGGCCTGCAGTTGCCGGGGCCGAACAACCAGCAGTTGGCGTTCAAGGGCAAGGTCGCCGACGTCGACCAGTCGAAGGTGTGGCCTGCGGGCACCTGCCTCGGCATCGACCCCGGCACCAACCAGCCCACCGACATCCCGGTCGACTGCGCCGCCCCGCACGCGATGGAGGTCACCGGAGCGGTCAACCTGGCCGAGAAGTTCCCCCAGGGGCTGCCGCCCGAACCCGACCAGGACAGCTTCATCAAGGACGCGTGCACCAAGATGACCGACGCCTATCTGGCGCCGATCCAGTTGCGCAGCACCACACTGACGCTCATCTACAGCACCATCTCGCTGCCGAGTTGGGCGGCGGGCAGCCACCAGGTGTCGTGCAGCATCGGTGCGACGCTGGGCAACGGCGGGTGGTCGACGCTGCTGAACAGCGCCAAGGGCCCGCTGATGATCAACGGGCAGCCGCCGGTCGCCCCGCCTGACATCCCGGTGGAACGGCTGAACCTGCCGCCGATCCCCGCGGTCGAACCGCCGCAGGACACGTCATCACCGTCGCAGTCGCAGTACAGCACCAGCCAGAGCGACGACAGCCAGCAGACGCAGCACATGCCGGGCCAGCAGTCCTCCAGCGGCAGCCAGTCCACGACGAGCACCGCGTCGTCCACCGCCGCGCCGCCGCCCGGCAACACGTTCCTCAACGGTCCGCCTCCGCCGCCCGGTGCGCCGCTGGACGGACCGCCGCCGCCGGATGCTCCGCCGCCGCCCGACGCTCCGCCGCCGCCTGGTGCGCCGCCTCCCCAAGAGGCCGCGCCGCCGCCACCACCGCCAGGCGACCCGGCAGCGCTGCTTCCGCCACCGCCGGCGCCGTAG